In one window of Erythrolamprus reginae isolate rEryReg1 chromosome 1, rEryReg1.hap1, whole genome shotgun sequence DNA:
- the LOC139160948 gene encoding tigger transposable element-derived protein 1-like, whose product MQMRETQMTLKTPQPSTSSASSAPATFTASKGWFDRFQRCYGLKSVSLHGEAASADTGAAENFVRRTFKDLIAEGDYHPEQVFNADETGLFWKRMPSRTFLMQDEAKAPGFKVMKDRVTLVMCGNAAGFLLKPGLIYKSQNPRALKNRNKNALPVYWMHNPKAWITKPLTRDWFHHCFIPQVQVYLAAKGLDFKVLLLMDNAGGHDDLADEHDGVQVEFLPPNTTSLIQPMDQGIIRAFKALYTRNSLGSIVEAMDADQNFTLKAYWRQYTIASCLKNIQSALVDMKSQTMNACWRKLWPEVVHDHRGFAPEEIQDAAVQKSVKLAQALGGEGFVDMTPEEVNGLLDEHGLPLTKIWRS is encoded by the exons atgcagatgagggaaacgcag atgactctgaagaccccccagccatcaacatcttctgcttcttcagccccagccacattcacagcaagcaaagggtggtttgacagatttcaacggtgctatggcctgaagagtgtgtcattgcatggagaagctgcctcagcagatacaggtgcagctgaaaactttgtccggcgcacctttaaagatctaattgcagaaggggactaccatccagaacaggtgttcaacgcggatgaaacaggcctgttctggaagaggatgccttcacggactttcttgatgcaagatgaagccaaagcccctggctttaaggtcatgaaagatagagtgactttggtcatgtgtgggaatgcagcaggctttttgctgaagccagggctaatttataagtcacaaaatccaagagccctcaagaacagaaataagaatgcattgccagtgtactggatgcataatcctaaagcatggattacaaaacccctcacgcgggactggtttcatcactgcttcatcccacaggtgcaggtttatttggctgccaaaggactagatttcaaagtgcttctcctaatggacaatgctggaggccatgatgacttggcagatgaacatgatggggtgcaagtcgaattcttgccaccaaacaccacatcgcttatccagccgatggatcaaggtattatccgcgcatttaaggcactgtacacgcgcaattctcttggaagcatcgtggaagcaatggatgctgatcaaaacttcacattgaaggcctactggcgtcagtacacaattgcatcttgtctgaagaacattcagagtgccttagtggatatgaagtcacagacaatgaatgcctgctggaggaaattgtggccagaagtggtgcatgatcacaggggatttgctcccgaagaaattcaagatgctgcagtccagaagtctgtgaagctggcacaggcactgggtggagaaggcttcgttgacatgacaccagaggaagtcaatggtttgcttgatgaacatggcctaccgctgacaaagatctggaggagctga